Proteins encoded in a region of the Capricornis sumatraensis isolate serow.1 chromosome 12, serow.2, whole genome shotgun sequence genome:
- the ZIC2 gene encoding zinc finger protein ZIC 2 isoform X2 codes for MLLDAGPQFPAIGVGSFARHHHHSAAAAAAAAAEMQDRELSLAAAQNGFVDSAAAHMGAFKLNPGAHELSPGQSSAFTSQGPGAYPGSAAAAAAAAALGPHAAHVGSYSGPPFNSTRDFLFRSRGFGDSAPGGGQHGLFGPGAGGLHHAHSDAQGHLLFPGLPEQHGPHGSQNVLNGQMRLGLPGEVFGRSEQYRQVASPRTDPYSAAQLHNQYGPMNMNMGMNMAAAAAHHHHHHHHPGAFFRYMRQQCIKQELICKWIDPEQLSNPKKSCNKTFSTMHELVTHVSVEHVGGPEQSNHVCFWEECPREGKPFKAKYKLVNHIRVHTGEKPFPCPFPGCGKVFARSENLKIHKRTHTGEKPFQCEFEGCDRRFANSSDRKKHMHVHTSDKPYLCKMCDKSYTHPSSLRKHMKVHESSPQGSESSPAASSGYESSTPPGLVSPSAEPQSSSTLSPAAAAAAAAAAAAAAAVSAVHRSGGAGSGSGGGGGGGGGGGGAGGGGGGSGGGSGTAGGHGGLSSNFNEWYV; via the exons ATGCTCCTGGACGCGGGGCCGCAGTTCCCGGCCATCGGGGTGGGCAGCTTCGCGCGCCACCATCACCACTCGGCTGCGGCGGCGGCCGCCGCGGCCGCGGAGATGCAGGACCGCGAACTGAGCCTGGCGGCGGCGCAGAACGGCTTTGTAGACTCAGCGGCTGCTCACATGGGCGCCTTCAAGCTCAACCCGGGGGCGCACGAGTTGTCCCCGGGCCAGAGCTCGGCGTTCACGTCGCAGGGCCCCGGCGCCTACCCCGGGTCTGCAGcggccgccgcggccgccgccgcgcTCGGGCCGCACGCCGCGCATGTCGGCTCCTACTCCGGGCCGCCCTTCAACTCCACCCGGGACTTCCTGTTCCGCAGCCGCGGCTTTGGCGACTCGGCGCCCGGCGGCGGACAGCACGGGCTGTTCGGGCCGGGGGCCGGCGGCCTGCACCACGCGCACTCGGACGCGCAGGGCCACCTCCTCTTCCCCGGCCTCCCGGAGCAGCACGGGCCGCACGGCTCGCAGAATGTGCTCAACGGGCAGATGCGCCTCGGGCTGCCCGGCGAGGTGTTCGGGCGCTCGGAGCAGTACCGCCAGGTGGCCAGCCCGCGGACCGACCCCTACTCGGCGGCGCAGCTCCACAACCAGTACGGCCCCATGAATATGAACATGGGGATGAACATGGCAGCGGCCGCggcccaccatcaccaccaccaccaccaccctggtGCCTTTTTCCGCTACATGCGGCAGCAGTGCATCAAGCAAGAGCTCATCTGCAAGTGGATCGACCCCGAGCAGCTGAGCAACCCGAAGAAGAGCTGCAACAAAACTTTCAGTACCATGCACGAGCTGGTGACCCACGTCTCGGTGGAGCACGTCGGCGGCCCGGAGCAGAGCAACCACGTCTGCTTCTGGGAGGAGTGTCCGCGCGAGGGCAAGCCTTTCAAGGCCAAATACAAACTGGTCAACCACATCCGCGTGCACACCGGCGAGAAGCCCTTCCCCTGCCCCTTCCCGGGCTGCGGCAAGGTCTTCGCGCGCTCCGAGAACCTCAAGATCCACAAAAGGACCCACACAG GGGAGAAGCCCTTCCAGTGTGAGTTCGAGGGCTGTGACCGGCGCTTCGCCAACAGCAGCGACAGGAAGAAGCACATGCACGTGCACACCTCGGACAAGCCCTATCTGTGCAAGATGTGTGACAAGTCGTACACACACCCCAGCTCTCTGCGGAAACACATGAAG GTCCATGAGTCCTCCCCGCAGGGCTCCGAGTCGTCCCCGGCCGCCAGCTCCGGCTACGAGTCGTCCACGCCCCCGGGGCTGGTGTCGCCCAGCGCCGAGCCCCAGAGCAGTTCAACCCTctccccggcggcggcggcggcggctgcagcggcggcggcggcggcggcggccgtgTCCGCGGTGCACCGGAGCGGAGGCGCGGGCAGCGGCTCCGGTggaggcggcgggggcggcggcggcggcggcggggcgggcgggggcggcggcggctccgGCGGGGGCAGCGGGACGGCCGGGGGCCACGGCGGCCTGTCCTCCAACTTCAATGAATGGTACGTGTGA
- the ZIC2 gene encoding zinc finger protein ZIC 2 isoform X1 — protein MLLDAGPQFPAIGVGSFARHHHHSAAAAAAAAAEMQDRELSLAAAQNGFVDSAAAHMGAFKLNPGAHELSPGQSSAFTSQGPGAYPGSAAAAAAAAALGPHAAHVGSYSGPPFNSTRDFLFRSRGFGDSAPGGGQHGLFGPGAGGLHHAHSDAQGHLLFPGLPEQHGPHGSQNVLNGQMRLGLPGEVFGRSEQYRQVASPRTDPYSAAQLHNQYGPMNMNMGMNMAAAAAHHHHHHHHPGAFFRYMRQQCIKQELICKWIDPEQLSNPKKSCNKTFSTMHELVTHVSVEHVGGPEQSNHVCFWEECPREGKPFKAKYKLVNHIRVHTGEKPFPCPFPGCGKVFARSENLKIHKRTHTGEKPFQCEFEGCDRRFANSSDRKKHMHVHTSDKPYLCKMCDKSYTHPSSLRKHMKVHESSPQGSESSPAASSGYESSTPPGLVSPSAEPQSSSTLSPAAAAAAAAAGHGGLSSNFNEWYV, from the exons ATGCTCCTGGACGCGGGGCCGCAGTTCCCGGCCATCGGGGTGGGCAGCTTCGCGCGCCACCATCACCACTCGGCTGCGGCGGCGGCCGCCGCGGCCGCGGAGATGCAGGACCGCGAACTGAGCCTGGCGGCGGCGCAGAACGGCTTTGTAGACTCAGCGGCTGCTCACATGGGCGCCTTCAAGCTCAACCCGGGGGCGCACGAGTTGTCCCCGGGCCAGAGCTCGGCGTTCACGTCGCAGGGCCCCGGCGCCTACCCCGGGTCTGCAGcggccgccgcggccgccgccgcgcTCGGGCCGCACGCCGCGCATGTCGGCTCCTACTCCGGGCCGCCCTTCAACTCCACCCGGGACTTCCTGTTCCGCAGCCGCGGCTTTGGCGACTCGGCGCCCGGCGGCGGACAGCACGGGCTGTTCGGGCCGGGGGCCGGCGGCCTGCACCACGCGCACTCGGACGCGCAGGGCCACCTCCTCTTCCCCGGCCTCCCGGAGCAGCACGGGCCGCACGGCTCGCAGAATGTGCTCAACGGGCAGATGCGCCTCGGGCTGCCCGGCGAGGTGTTCGGGCGCTCGGAGCAGTACCGCCAGGTGGCCAGCCCGCGGACCGACCCCTACTCGGCGGCGCAGCTCCACAACCAGTACGGCCCCATGAATATGAACATGGGGATGAACATGGCAGCGGCCGCggcccaccatcaccaccaccaccaccaccctggtGCCTTTTTCCGCTACATGCGGCAGCAGTGCATCAAGCAAGAGCTCATCTGCAAGTGGATCGACCCCGAGCAGCTGAGCAACCCGAAGAAGAGCTGCAACAAAACTTTCAGTACCATGCACGAGCTGGTGACCCACGTCTCGGTGGAGCACGTCGGCGGCCCGGAGCAGAGCAACCACGTCTGCTTCTGGGAGGAGTGTCCGCGCGAGGGCAAGCCTTTCAAGGCCAAATACAAACTGGTCAACCACATCCGCGTGCACACCGGCGAGAAGCCCTTCCCCTGCCCCTTCCCGGGCTGCGGCAAGGTCTTCGCGCGCTCCGAGAACCTCAAGATCCACAAAAGGACCCACACAG GGGAGAAGCCCTTCCAGTGTGAGTTCGAGGGCTGTGACCGGCGCTTCGCCAACAGCAGCGACAGGAAGAAGCACATGCACGTGCACACCTCGGACAAGCCCTATCTGTGCAAGATGTGTGACAAGTCGTACACACACCCCAGCTCTCTGCGGAAACACATGAAG GTCCATGAGTCCTCCCCGCAGGGCTCCGAGTCGTCCCCGGCCGCCAGCTCCGGCTACGAGTCGTCCACGCCCCCGGGGCTGGTGTCGCCCAGCGCCGAGCCCCAGAGCAGTTCAACCCTctccccggcggcggcggcggcggctgcagcggc GGGCCACGGCGGCCTGTCCTCCAACTTCAATGAATGGTACGTGTGA